From a region of the Oncorhynchus tshawytscha isolate Ot180627B linkage group LG14, Otsh_v2.0, whole genome shotgun sequence genome:
- the LOC112266813 gene encoding 14-3-3 protein epsilon isoform X3, which translates to MGDRDDLVYQAKLAEQAERYDEMVESMKRVAGLDVELTVEERNLLSVAYKNVIGARRASWRIISSIEQREENKGGEDKLKMIREYRQTVENELKSICNDILDVLDKHLIPAANTGESKVFYYKMKGDYHRYLAEFATGNDRKEAAENSLVAYKAASDIAMIELPPTHPIRLGLALNFSVFYYEILNSPDRACRLAKAAFDDAIAELDTLSEESYKDSTLIMQLLRDNLTLWTSDMQGDES; encoded by the exons ATGGGCGACCGGGACGATTTAGTATATCAGGCAAAACTCGCCGAGCAGGCGGAAAGATATGACG AAATGGTGGAGTCCATGAAGAGAGTGGCCGGGTTGGATGTGGAACTAACAGTCGAGGAGCGAAACCTACTATCAGTGGCCTACAAAAATGTCATTGGGGCGAGGAGAGCATCATGGAGGATAATCAGCAGTATTGAACAAAGGGAAGAAAACAAGGGCGGAGAAGACAAATTGAAAATGATCCGGGAATACAGGCAAACG GTTGAGAACGAGCTGAAGTCGATCTGTAATGACATTCTTGATGTACTGGACAAGCACCTTATTCCAGCTGCTAACACGGGAGAGTCCAAGGTCTTCTACTACAAAAT GAAAGGCGATTACCACAGGTATCTGGCTGAGTTTGCCACCGGGAACGACCGGAAGGAGGCTGCGGAGAACAGTTTGGTCGCCTACAAAGCTGCTAGCGACATCGCCATGATCGAACTGCCACCGACACATCCCATTCGCCTAGGCCTCGCTCTTAACTTCTCCGTATTTTACTATGAAATCCTCAATTCACCCGACCGCGCGTGCAG GTTGGCGAAGGCTGCGTTCGATGACGCCATCGCAGAGCTGGACACGCTGAGCGAAGAAAGCTACAAGGACTCCACACTAATCATGCAGTTGTTACGTGACAACCTGACACTATGGACTTCAGACATGCAGGGAGATG AGTCCTAA
- the LOC112266812 gene encoding adapter molecule crk produces the protein MAGNFDAEDRASWYWGRLSRQEAVSLLQGQRHGVFLVRDSITSPGDYVLSVSENSKVSHYIINSISNNRQSGAGQAPPQFRIGDQEFDALHSLLEFYKIHYLDTTTLIEPINKAKHSFLVSAGAGGPPQRLENEYVRAVFDFPGNDDEDLPFRKGDILRVLEKPEEQWWNAQNLEGRAGMIPVPYVEKYRPASPTSGGPGAGGPGGVGSVDGSSVQGPPLLDPSQYAQPTPLPNLQNGPVFARAIQKRVPNAYDKTALALEVGDMVKVTKINVNGQWEGECKGKRGHFPFTHVKLLDHNNPEDEVS, from the exons ATGGCCGGAAATTTTGACGCAGAGGACCGTGCAAGTTGGTACTGGGGTAGATTAAGTAGACAGGAGGCAGTTTCACTTTTACAAGGACAGAGACACGGAGTGTTTTTGGTGAGAGACTCAATTACAAGTCCAGGCGACTACGTGCTGTCAGTTTCAGAGAATTCCAAAGTCTCGCATTACATAATCAACAGCATCAGCAACAACCGGCAGTCTGGCGCAG gCCAGGCGCCTCCGCAGTTCCGCATAGGGGACCAGGAGTTTGACGCCCTCCACTCGCTGCTGGAGTTCTACAAGATCCACTACTTGGACACCACCACTCTGATAGAGCCCATCAACAAGGCCAAACACTCTTTCTTGGTCAGCGCAGGTGCTGGCGGCCCGCCGCAGCGGCTGGAGAACGAGTATGTCCGTGCCGTCTTTGATTTCCCAGGCAACGACGATGAGGACCTTCCTTTCAGAAAGGGCGACATCCTGCGGGTTCTGGAGAAGCCTGAGGAGCAGTGGTGGAATGCTCAGAATTTAGAGGGGCGTGCCGGGATGATCCCTGTGCCCTACGTGGAGAAGTACCGACCGGCCTCTCCCACCTCGGGGGGCCCTGGAGCAGGGGGTCCCGGTGGGGTGGGCTCTGTAGATGGCTCCAGTGTTCAGGGCCCTCCTCTGCTAGACCCGAGCCAGTACGCCCAGCCCACACCTCTGCCCAACCTGCAGAACGGACCCGTCTTTGCCAGGGCCATCCAGAAGAGGGTGCCCAATGCCTACGACAAGACCGCCCTTGCCTTAGAG GTGGGCGACATGGTGAAGGTGACAAAGATCAACGTGAACGGCCAGTGGGAGGGCGAGTGTAAGGGCAAGCGTGGCCACTTCCCCTTCACCCACGTTAAGCTGCTGGACCATAATAACCCAGAGGACGAGGTGAGCTGA
- the LOC112266813 gene encoding 14-3-3 protein epsilon isoform X1 — MGDRDDLVYQAKLAEQAERYDEMVESMKRVAGLDVELTVEERNLLSVAYKNVIGARRASWRIISSIEQREENKGGEDKLKMIREYRQTVENELKSICNDILDVLDKHLIPAANTGESKVFYYKMKGDYHRYLAEFATGNDRKEAAENSLVAYKAASDIAMIELPPTHPIRLGLALNFSVFYYEILNSPDRACRLAKAAFDDAIAELDTLSEESYKDSTLIMQLLRDNLTLWTSDMQGDAGEEQNKEALQDVEDEPQ; from the exons ATGGGCGACCGGGACGATTTAGTATATCAGGCAAAACTCGCCGAGCAGGCGGAAAGATATGACG AAATGGTGGAGTCCATGAAGAGAGTGGCCGGGTTGGATGTGGAACTAACAGTCGAGGAGCGAAACCTACTATCAGTGGCCTACAAAAATGTCATTGGGGCGAGGAGAGCATCATGGAGGATAATCAGCAGTATTGAACAAAGGGAAGAAAACAAGGGCGGAGAAGACAAATTGAAAATGATCCGGGAATACAGGCAAACG GTTGAGAACGAGCTGAAGTCGATCTGTAATGACATTCTTGATGTACTGGACAAGCACCTTATTCCAGCTGCTAACACGGGAGAGTCCAAGGTCTTCTACTACAAAAT GAAAGGCGATTACCACAGGTATCTGGCTGAGTTTGCCACCGGGAACGACCGGAAGGAGGCTGCGGAGAACAGTTTGGTCGCCTACAAAGCTGCTAGCGACATCGCCATGATCGAACTGCCACCGACACATCCCATTCGCCTAGGCCTCGCTCTTAACTTCTCCGTATTTTACTATGAAATCCTCAATTCACCCGACCGCGCGTGCAG GTTGGCGAAGGCTGCGTTCGATGACGCCATCGCAGAGCTGGACACGCTGAGCGAAGAAAGCTACAAGGACTCCACACTAATCATGCAGTTGTTACGTGACAACCTGACACTATGGACTTCAGACATGCAGGGAGATG CAGGTGAAGAACAGAACAAAGAGGCGCTGCAAGATGTGGAGGATGAGCCCCAGTGA
- the LOC112266813 gene encoding 14-3-3 protein epsilon isoform X2, with translation MGDRDDLVYQAKLAEQAERYDEMVESMKRVAGLDVELTVEERNLLSVAYKNVIGARRASWRIISSIEQREENKGGEDKLKMIREYRQTVENELKSICNDILDVLDKHLIPAANTGESKVFYYKMKGDYHRYLAEFATGNDRKEAAENSLVAYKAASDIAMIELPPTHPIRLGLALNFSVFYYEILNSPDRACRLAKAAFDDAIAELDTLSEESYKDSTLIMQLLRDNLTLWTSDMQGDGEEQNKEALQDVEDEPQ, from the exons ATGGGCGACCGGGACGATTTAGTATATCAGGCAAAACTCGCCGAGCAGGCGGAAAGATATGACG AAATGGTGGAGTCCATGAAGAGAGTGGCCGGGTTGGATGTGGAACTAACAGTCGAGGAGCGAAACCTACTATCAGTGGCCTACAAAAATGTCATTGGGGCGAGGAGAGCATCATGGAGGATAATCAGCAGTATTGAACAAAGGGAAGAAAACAAGGGCGGAGAAGACAAATTGAAAATGATCCGGGAATACAGGCAAACG GTTGAGAACGAGCTGAAGTCGATCTGTAATGACATTCTTGATGTACTGGACAAGCACCTTATTCCAGCTGCTAACACGGGAGAGTCCAAGGTCTTCTACTACAAAAT GAAAGGCGATTACCACAGGTATCTGGCTGAGTTTGCCACCGGGAACGACCGGAAGGAGGCTGCGGAGAACAGTTTGGTCGCCTACAAAGCTGCTAGCGACATCGCCATGATCGAACTGCCACCGACACATCCCATTCGCCTAGGCCTCGCTCTTAACTTCTCCGTATTTTACTATGAAATCCTCAATTCACCCGACCGCGCGTGCAG GTTGGCGAAGGCTGCGTTCGATGACGCCATCGCAGAGCTGGACACGCTGAGCGAAGAAAGCTACAAGGACTCCACACTAATCATGCAGTTGTTACGTGACAACCTGACACTATGGACTTCAGACATGCAGGGAGATG GTGAAGAACAGAACAAAGAGGCGCTGCAAGATGTGGAGGATGAGCCCCAGTGA